The DNA segment agaTAGGTTTGTTTTGTTGTTAATTTTATATAACCATATATTAAGCAAATATTATACATTTTACTGCTTTTGATCCATTTTGGCAATGTCTTTGTGTAATCTTCTTCAGTAGATTATCCATTTACCTCTCATGTAATCCTTTACTAGTTATATGTAAATTATGTTGTACTAGAACCTAGAAAATCTCATTATTCTACTTAAAAAGCTATTCACAATAAATTCATAATCAGGAATTGAATCATACCTGAAATATGCACTTTTGCTTGGATTTGTGTCTGGTATATGATGATATCTTGGTAAGCATTATTGAGATGTCATGAAACCCACTGATCTGTAAGCATGAGACTCAAAAAGGATATGGATATTATACATGGGTGTCATCCAAGAGATGGAAATGTAGTTTGCTTGAGTCATACTTCTTGACCGATCTCCAATTTATCCACCTGTGGGACCTGTTTTTGCAGGGTTACTACAATTTGAAATTACTTATTTTGCATGGTTACTGCAAGTTGAAATAAACTTCTTTCCTTGGATTGTAACTTCTGCTTTAATCTTGAGCATGAAtttcttattttgaaattatttcttttgcaTGGTTACTGCAAGTTGAAATAAACTTCTTTCCTGGATTGTAACTTCTCCTGCTTGAATCTTGAGCATGAGTTTCTTATAGGAAACTGTTAAGGCTAGATACTTATTGTTAGGGTATATTTCagaatgtggcatcttcaagtagcAGAGGATCCAGTATTGGGAATTCAGTTGAGCTGAAATTGGTAAGCTCTGGAAGTTTGATTGATTTTGATGCAGATCCTGTTCCTCCTGTTGCTGGAGCTGTTAATCAATCCGTACCCCAACAAACTGCCTCTTTGCCTGCTGAAAGTGGTGGTTGGGCATCTTTTGATGACTCTTCCCAATTGAAGGTGACCCAGGTGAGACCAGCTGTAAGCACACTGGAATCTGTGCTATCCCAGTTGTCAGTTCCGCAGACTGCTTCTGCTGCTAGGACTCCAAGCTTATCTGTTGCTGGGATCAATTTGTTTTCCAACCAGACTAGTTCTGGGCAATGGCCAACCATGCAGCAGCACCAGCTTTCTCCACTCCAAGCTCATAACGTTCAGTCAAGTAATCTACCATTCAGCACACCTGTTATTGGGGCTCCAAGCAACCAGGTATTTTTATTTGTCAATATTTTAACCTGGTTAGATTATTTAGTAAATAACTGATTAGGTTTTGTACACAATTCACTTCAGGTTGCACCAAATTCACATGGAACCACAGCTACTCTAACTGGTCAATCATCTCAAGTAGTGTACAAACCACTTCATGAACACACCGCTGGAGTTTCACCAGAGTCTTCTTTTTCAGAGGCAAAGCCTAGTGGAAGAAGAGAACTTCCTGCGGTAATCATTTGAATACAGGGTCTTGTAATGATTCACATGCTTGAAGCAGTGGGAATTCTTCATGACTATCAACTCAATTGCAGGATCTTTTTACCATGACTTATCCATCAACATTGGCTCCATTCTCTTATTATCAGACATCTCAGCGTTATATGGGCTATGGTACACAATATCCAACTGCAGTTGTATGTGCTACTGCTTCTCATCTTTTAATGGGAAACTTTCTGCAATGTCATAATTTTTATGATGACTTGCAACCTTTTCCACTGCAGGCTCTGCCAGCTTATTCTCATTCTTTGACATCAtcaaacccatttgcttttgttgATGAACCAAAGTTAGTCCATGCTTCCACGGTATGTTGACTATAGTGATGATTATAATATGTTTTGGAGTctttttttaacaaatttatctttttGGGATTCTGTAATGATCCACTGCATAAATAGTGGGTATTCTCTATTTGATTCTTTAATAGTTTGATGAGCAAAATGAATCTTCCACATTGTATACACTTGAACACCTTAATTTTTCTAAACTTTGTACTGCATGACAGAGAATCTAAACATTTTTTTATCAAGGATATGTGGGTACCACTGGTTGTCCTATGTGCATGTGGGAGCCAACCTATTTCAGTACCAAATCCAATTGGGTTGTAAGGTCGACATATGTCACGAAACGAGTGTATGGATAGGTCCGACGAATGCCCCTCTGATACTTAGGTTAAATGTGTGGAGAAAATAGGGCTTTTGAAAGAGAAGTTATTTTCGTACCTGAAGCCCTTTTAAAGATGGGTCAAATAAGCATCAGAATTTCATGGGAAGTTATTTCATGAGAGTGGTTTCGTGGAGTTTGGCGGACATTTCTCAGACTTGAGGAGTCACTTAAATGTCATGGTGGAGTCTCTGATATGAGTGTTGGGATGGTGAAGATGTAAACTTCCCATATCATCTGCCCCATTGTGCTCCGATACACGTAGAGTGTCAGGGCACAATGTTTTGGTGAAATAAATTGCCGGGTGATTTCCATTTCGTTGGGTGGTCGAGGTGCTTCTAAATTCAACTTGACCACGCCATATGGTTGGGATGCTCCTCTGACTTGGCATGTCAATGTCATAGACCCAGGATGCTTCATGATCTGAATCAACCATGTCATGCATTTGGGATGCTCCATGGCTGGATTTAATCAAGTCAATTTCAGTCATGGAGTTGAGATGTTACATGGATGGAATCAGTCGCATCAGGGATTCGAGACGTTTTATGTCTAGATTCGGTCACGTTTAGGTATTTGGGATGCTTCATGGCTGGGTTTTGCAGGGATCCAGCCGAATCCACTCATATCCGCACTCCAACCTTGCAACCGAATTGGGTACTGAACCAGGTTGGCTCCCTGACATGCATAAGACAACTAAAAACAACACTAACCTCAGGCTATCTTAGATTTCAGAATTGGGCAGTGAGGACAGCCCAATCTGATCAGTTTAATGTCTGATCTTGGCTGAACTAAACAATTTCAGTTTCTGAATGTGTTTAACTGAAGTAATAGGATAGTATGGCCTGTCAACTGAGAAATCCAGGTACCAAATTGCCATATTTTGTCAGAGAAATGCTTGCTTCAATAAGATTGCAACTATATCATAAATTGTTCGTCTTTCCTTGTTTATTCCAATCAACTCTATTCTGAACATAAATTAGTCCTTTTTGAATTCTGAAGTGGACGATATGTGAGCTTGGGAAGAAAAGGGATAAAGGTCATGCTAACAGCTTTCTTTCGTGTTAAACACAATAAGTTCTTGAACAACCCCTAAACTACaatgacaacaacaacaaagtcataaagTCTCAACTACTTGAAATCAGCTACGTTGATCTTTTGCCATCATTAAGATTTATAAAGAGTCATATATTTAGTAAagagtatttaaaattttatttatattttttattaaaatttgttAGGCCTTCTTCTGTTCTCTTCGCATGCCACTAATAGTAATCATATCTTTTGCCACCTCTCTTTTGTCTGTTTGTTAATGCATCTGCTTAATTCTTGTTGTACTCTGTTACTGAATTCTTGAATCAAGTTCTTAACACCATTATTGACATTGATTTTTCATCATTCTCCCAACATGTTCTGTGCCGTTTTATTAATGTGTCTGCCTCCTCTTGTAATATCACTAATTTTTTGCAATTGATTTCTTGAGCATGTGGAGTGAACTGGAGTGATGCTATGATGGGAAACACTTGCTTGTTATGTACTATTCTTAAGTTACTAGGAATAGTCAGGGCATCTGCAATGGCCACCAGATCATAATGTAACTAAATTTCACAAATTACTTTTTTGTTGTGATAATTGTGTGCGTGGTGCTTGAATCATGCAAGCACAGACTTGTCGACTTTGTATACAATGTTATCAGATGGATGAGTTGTATTCTTTCATCAGATTATATTACTTCCAACTATATCCTCACATATAATGTTAGACATCGTGTTCACGTAACAGTTAGTAATTTTGGTGGGGAACTTCATTATTCGTAAGCATAATAACATAATTATGCCCTAAAACAACTCGTGTGGTGGATGATTCAAGTCTCTTCTGAGTTTATGTTACTTTGACTGCCAACTTTTCAAGAAAGGACTAAGGTCTGCAGCTGCTCACTTATTCTTTGTTCCTTTTGTTATCATTCCTTCTTTCCGTTTAGTTCCCAAATTTGGCACCGCTGCAAGGAGCATTACCAAATGTGGATGGTCATTCATCCATACTGCATACATCCAGCTTACCCACCCAACAATGGTTACCCCAACAGCAAATTCTGTCAGCTGTGcctcaaagtaaaataataaatcttttaatttgtgttttctgGCATGTTATCATAATTGACTAATAATTCATTGATGCCAATGGTTGAATTCAATCTTCAGGTCCGTATATGGTACAGCAAGGTGCAAGTCCTATACGCCAGTCACCAACTATAGCTATGTTTCCTGTGACGTAAGTCTCTTGGAGTTAATTTGCTTTTTTCTGTGTATTTATTTTCTTCAACAATCAATCTGAACCTACTTAGAGTATTCATAGATCAGGAAGTCGTAAATGATTTAGAAGCAATAGATTTGGTGCAGTGGTCAGTCTGTCAAAAGTGCAATGCGTATTATTTGTTTCATTTGCAATATCTATGCAGTATGTTATAAGCTTGATTAAATGTTAGAAATCTGTGTTTCACTTATGGGGATGTTAAAGTTGTATTATGTCATGCTCATGGGTTCTTGTGATTTCTTTTTTATGGCTCCTTTACCTGTTCTTAGATTCCATTTTAATCAAAAATCTGGTGAAATACTGGATTATAACATTCCACATTAATTGGATACATATCACAAGTTTGTACCTGAACACTATATGATAAGACTTCTTTTACTGGTAATTTTGTTCTTTTGAATTACGCCACAAATTACAAGCGGCTAAGTTTTGGTTATATGGCTGCAGGCATCAAGCAATCAGAGGTTTTAGCATGGAAGGAGCTTCTTTTAATTTACCAGGGAGCGATCAGCATTTAGCAACCAGAAACTACCAACCACAACCCCCAAGTACATTTGCTCCTCCTGGAGGAAATCCTTTCGGATAAACATTGCATCGATACGGCTCTGGTTCATGCCTTGGATCTCTCCATGCATTGCCTGGTAGGCGTTAAGATTGAAAAGTCTGAGCTAGCTTATCTGATTAGGAGAGCCAAAGGGTTGGTGCAGTGAAGAATATCTCAAGTTGAATTTTAATGGCAGTAGCGAGAAGATGTGCTGTAATAATAGCATTAGAGAGGTAGAACTTCTCTTGATGAGAAGGTTCTGGCaaatgtcttttctttttttatttttattttttgctgcTTTTCATACATATACTGAAGCGTGGCTTGATGTGCCAATTGTACGTGTTTGTATGCTTGTCCAGGTTTCCTAGATGCGCGAAGCACTTGTTTGAGCTCTTTAATCGTGCTGAGGATTGTTTCAGCTTGGAGCTGTAGTACTTTCCTGAAACTAGTAGGTGATCTTTTAAGTTATTTTTCCTTGGGGACCATGATGGATGATTGTAATTTGTATCATCTAGCTGCCGACTGTTTGTCATCAATCGCAGATAAGACTGAGGTAGCATCGAACCGATGCTGATGTGGGTATGACACTTGGTCGATATGTTGGGAGGACGTTGAATCGGATAAGATGTCATGGATCTGTTATGAGGACATTGGTCGATATGTTTACGTGTtaagtttttttatcatatattttttattgtgtTTCAGTATGCGGAAGATGTCAGAACACAATAACCATTTTGATCTGTTTCGAGATCAATGCTGCTTCTAGCCTCACCCAACTATGTTGAAGATAATCTTGGTTTGTGGTTGGGTATGTTTTATGGTTGGATTCGATTGTATAGAAAACAAATCATTGTTAGATTTCATCGTCAAGGATGAAGGATATACTTCATGGTAAAATTCAATTGCATAAGAATAAAAGGAAGTTTCACATCAGTGTAGGAGTAGGAATGTTTTATGGTTGGATTCGATTGTGTTGAAGGCAAGGCAAATCGTGGTTAGATTTTATCGTCAAGGATGAAGGATACTTGATAGTAAGATTCAATTGCACAATAATAAAAGGAAGCTTCATAATCAAAGTCGACTGCATTAGCCGAGATAGATGTTGATCCACTCGTGTGATTGGAGTTAGTATGCATAACCACTTTTAGTGTGTCTTGGTTATGGTGCCTGGATGTGAATCAATTCTCGACAATCTGAGATCATTGTTTAACTATCGATTTTTCCCTAGTCAATCAAGTAAGTAGTTCGACCTCAACATCCAGTTGAACCCTTAAAAATTTAAGGAAATTATGGGCATGTCGCCCCATTAGTTGATCCATCGAGCAAAGAGAGGGTTTGAGTGACAAAGTCATTGGTTGATCAACAACCCCTAAGAAAAGGATAATTTTTTAGTTTTCATTGTCTTTATGCTTACTAATAATTTTGGCATTGTCGAACCTTTAAAATTTGAGCATTCACTAATCTCTCTAAACCCTTTTCCAAAATGTCTTctactttattatttttttctagaaattagattgattatcaattattttGCCTCTCTTAACCTTTACTATCCACTCTTCTTCCTCAAAAAGATTAAAAGTAATTATTGCGAGGGAGGATGTCCCTTCGTGATGATTCCTTCGAATAGTGAAGCGCTATAGTTCATGATAAGCTCCTTTTTTGTGTTAGTTATGAAGATTATGGCTATCTCCAATCTCTATTCTTCACTGCTCCATCTTGTGATCAGCTTCATATGCTAAATCATTATTTTTACACTTATATTGACACACTTGAGGTGCAAGTTTAATTCCCTTTCCTCCTTCCCTTCTTTATTATGATATTTCTTATACAAGAGAAACCTCACTTATTTAGGTGGCATCAAACTCATAGCAGTACCTTGTATCGTTTGCGAGTGTCGTGATCTTTGCATTGACATGATGCTTATCTTATTACATTCGTGTTATAACATTTGTGGTTCAATATATTTTCTTTCAACCCAAAACAAATATAAGGTCCACGGGGGCACCAAGCACTAGCAAGAGTTggaatgaatatttttttctatatttcttCGCCGGAGCTCTAAAGGGAGTGATCCTTCCAAATCTCTCGTGCCTTGTTTAAATCCAATGCCATCACCCAAATGATTAGTTATTTAGTTTTGTGCATAGATTTGGCCGTGGTAGGAACTCGGGCTCCATAGCTACTATTGACTTAATTCACCACTAAATGTGAGTCATTATAGACTATtaaatcaattatgaagaaatgtTGACACAAGCAgagtatgataaatattttatatgaatgagagtatatatatatatatatatatatatctctataTATGCTATGtgacataaaaaaaagaagagatttatatgTATTAAACATAATGTGTTCGTTATCAAAGTGGATTTACTCCATATAATTGATTTAAATAAATGGATAAGTaagcattgattgatatgatacCTTTTTATCTCATAAACATATGATCCAATATGTAGATTATTTGTTATGAGCATAACTCTTTTGTACAAAAGAGACTCTATTAATTATTTTCGTTGATACTTACTCTAAACTTTGGAGTTCATTACTATTGAATCAATATATTGTTATACGTTTTCTTTGAATCGTATCGTATTCTCAGCTATATATTTgtgctcataaaaaaaaaaactataattatTATTTGAAGATAAAATATTGTAGAGCTGAAGGATTATTCGAATTGAAGGtagatttaataattaattaaagaaCACAGACCACCACTTCTCTCCACGATTATCGAGTTCGAGAGATCAAATTTGTTGCACAAGAGCACAGCAGTCGCATCAAGAAGCATCCAGTCACATCCAAACATACAGAAATAACAGCGAGCAATGTAGGACAGGAAGCTTACCAACGGAGGTAGCATTCTGAGTATACTCGATGAATCAATCATACCATGAtatgagaagggaaagaagagagtagaggagggagaaCGCGCCATTGATGAGATTGTTTCCTTGGCATCTCACGCTCCACTATACGTTCAGTTGCCCTGCACCTACGCTCCCTCAATATTTTTCTTGTCTCTTACAACGCATTTATTGACGATCCACAATAATATCCAAGTCGGGCGATCTGGTGGAGGAACCacgaagaagagaggagaagaaggaTAATGTAGAACTTGATGGAGGAATATTTCACCGGAAGATTTGCCAAGAATACTGGAAAAAAAGGGAGACGATAGCTTTAGCGATAGAGAGGTACGAGGGTGACCAAGAAAATCTGCACATGAATTAATAGATAGGAGGCGGCGGAGGTGACGCATATGGAATTCCAACAACAGCCGGCAGTGGTTGTACTTCTTTGGATACGGGTGAGGGTGACGGTGGGTCCACGCACGGAGGAGGTGGTGGCTCGATGCACCGAGGTGGCGGGGGCTCAATACATGGAGGCGGTGACGCAGGAGACTCTATACATGGAGGCGGAGGCGGGGAGTACGATGGAGGCGGAGGTGGGGGTGAGTtgggtggcggaggcggcggtgaACTTGGCGGCGGCGGGGGGGAATTGGTCGGAGTTGGTGGAGATGGGTGAGATGGAGGGGGAGAATGGGGTGGGCTTGGTGGCGGAAAATACACAGGTGGTGGAGGGAAGTTCGGTGGAGGTGGCGGTGGAGATTGTTTACAGTAGATTGGTGGTGATGGATATCTTGCGCAGTAGACGGGTGGCGAAGGAGATCGTGGGCAGTAGActggcagcggcggtggcgaccGGACACAGTAAGGTatcggtggtggagaaggaggcggtggcggaggtggtggaggaaatgGCGGAGGAGGTGACGGTGGTGGCGGAGAAGGTGGTGGAGGAGGTGACGGCGGTGGCGGAGAAGGCGGAGGGGGTGACGGTGGCGGCGGAGAAGGTGGTGGAGGAGGTGACGGCGGTGGCGGAGAAGTCGGAGGAGGCGGCGGGGGCAGTGCCGGTACGAAGGGCTTGCAGCCAAAAGTGGAGCAGTCGACGGGATGATGAGACAGGAAGGACTGACACTGGTGGTCCGAGCGCTGCCTCGGCCTATCGGCGAGGCAATTACGGCGGTCGTCGAACGATTCCACCGCCAAGCACTGGGGCGGCTCGCCGGTGAAGAAGTTGTACGAGTAGGTGAAGTTCTTGAGGCGCGGCAGGGCGCAGATCGAGGCCGGGATCCCTCCGGAGAGAAGATTGTGAGCGACGTCCAGCTGCTCCAGGCTGAGCATTCCGGCGACGGAGCCCGGCAGCGGCCCCACGAGCTTGTTGAAGCTGATATCGAGCACGGTCAGGCTCCGGAGGAGGCCGATTTCCGGGGGGAAGCAGGAGCTGAGGCCATTGTTCATGAGGATGATCTCGTTGAGGGTCCGGGACATGTTGCCGAGGGTGGCAGGCAGGCAGCCGTGGAAGCGGTTGTTAGCGAGGACGACGACGGAGACTGGGGAGTTGCCGAGGTTTTCAGGGATGTCGAAGGCGAAGCGGTTGTGGTTGATGAAAATGGCGTCAAGATCCCGGTCGAAGAGCTCTGGTGGCACCGCGCCCTCGAACTCGTTGAAGCGGAGGTCGAGGTAGCGGAGGGAAGGGAGGCGGAGGACGACGTCAGGGAAGGGGCCGGCGAGGCGATTGTTGCTGACATCGAGCTCGTGGAGGAGGGCGAGGCGGCGGAGGGAGCGGGGGAGGGTGCCGCAGAAGCGATTGGAGTTGATGTGGAGGAGGGCGAGGTCGGCGAGGAGGCCGAGCTGGTGGGGAAGGTAGCCAGCGAGGTCGCCGTGGTTGAGATCGACGCCGGCGACGACGGTGAGGTTGGGGTCGGAAGGGAGGGGGGAGCAAAAGACGCCGGTGTAGTTGCAGACGCCGGGGCCGACCCAGTTGCCGGTGAGGTTCAAGGGATCGGAGATGATGGCGAGCTTCCAGGCCTGGAGGGCAATGTAGGCGTCGCGGAGGTGGGGGTTGGGGAAAGCTGAGTCATCGGCGTCATGGCCATCATGGAGGAGCTGCCGCAGCCGCGGGATGTGACCATGGCTCCCCGAGCAGGACGAggcgagagggaggaggagggaggataaTAGCAGAAGAAAGGAGAACGGACTCGCTCTGCTATGTTTCTTCATCTCATCATCCTCCTATGTTGAAACAAGGCTCGACTCTGGTTGCACAGAGGGggagactgagagagagagagagagagagagagagaggctgaggctgcggctgctgctgctgctgctgttgtgtcTGTTACTTATGGAGGAAGAAGGATGCCTCGGGGGATGAAAGGCGGGGCCCGAGTATCGATGAATGAAACGGGAAAGGATCAGGAGCGAACTAATACAGGGACGCATACCCGAGGTGAACAGCCAAATCACAGCTCAATGCCTTGCTCCTCAAATGGACGGTCTCGATGACCTCTTTCCTCCCCGAGTATCACAGTCGCATCTTCTTCGTGCACTTTTTAGTGTAAACAATCTTAGTGGCCTCGAGACCGACGCGATTGAGTTCGAGTCTGAATGATTAGGAATCTTCTTGGGACGACCCTTGAGACTACTGAGGTGGCCGTCGACTGTGGTGGTCTGATCGCGACGGGGTCACCGTTTCCTTTTGGAGGGGACTCCTCGCCTGGGCGTTCTGTGGGGGCCTCCGTCTTCGCACTTGCACACAGGTCAGGTCGGGAGAGCTCGAttcgacccctccaacgatcaagtcagtggataaTCTTAAAgggtttttccttttcttccctTCTCGAGCcgaacgcgagggtttttatagggaagtTTACTGTTTCCTAATGTGCCTacttgcagggagcaggatcgtactcctggtaacgtctgacaGCGGTGTTGGCGTAGTGTGAAGGAACGAGCCTGAGCAGAATGTTAATATGCCTCGACCGACGTTTCGGTCTGTTTGACCAGGTGGTGTCAAGTCAATCGAAAcgtcatctggggcagctgacgtcaCCCCGAAtgttatcgccattattaccctcatcacacTTGTTCCTCTCTTTCCCCGTCTCTTTCCCCCGGTGTTGATAACCAGAGGGAGGAGGATAAAGTAAGCTGCGGGTGAGCAAGTGAGTAAGATTGGGTTTGAATCCTTTTCCGTTCATCAGGCATCGGGACTACTAAGTAAGTATTTTAGATGATCCAATATGGGATTGGGTATTAAGAAACAGAATGCCGCCGTTGCGACGGGCGTGCACATCGTAGAGCTTTGGGCACCGCTGCAGAtcccattattattattagtttgtATGCTCCACGCAGTTCGTTAATCAGTAACGGGACGGGACGCCCGTGTCGGTTGTGGATCTGTTCTCCGTTGTCACCGTCCCCTTCTTCCTTGGTTGGCGGCAGCTCTCCGTGGATGATCCAACAGCTGCGATGGGAGGATTCGACACCACGAGGGCACGATATATGGTTTGTCCCTTGAAGTGTAAATAGTAACGAGAGATATACAATTGTCGGTTGGCCTAAAGATGATCTTCTCACGTCTTTACTGTGCTTAATTTTCATGATCCATTTCGAAATCGGTGGTTTTAATTtagtaaaatttaaaattagaatCGAACTGCAAGTATTAATTCTAGAATAGAAATCGTTAGTTTTTGTTTTGGTTTCGATACGATCGATTTTAGTTTcgattcaaatcaatatttattttttttttattttttttattaaaatataattataatatgtaaaattaaattttatttttaaaattttaaaaatagatatATGAGTGTAAATGTGTCATGACataatcaaaaaatttataaaattaattaaaattataaatatttaatcactTTCGATACCTAATATTTTGATCATTCATTCATTAAGTAAAATTATATGTTGAATAAAATGTCATTATCTTCACGGgtgattttttttattctatttcATCGTTTTTAATCGATTATCGATGCATACTTGAATTTTAACCGATTTATAGGTTATGCTTGATCTAGTTTCATTCGGGATTTATCCTTCCATGTTTAAGACTTGCTCCATGACTAGTGGCTTCCACTTGTTATCAGATCAACAAGAGAGCTCAAGAGATTAAGAATGTTTAGGCTTCAATGAGTGCTTAATCAAAGATACGAGAGAAAAATTGAGAAGtttgtgaggtatttataggattttattttattttcctaaAATGCCTTCAAAACTAGTTGGTATTTGATTAGTAGAAGGGGAAAACTATAATTTTAGATttgtttaattataaaataatcaaaatatccctAAATATAGTTATCGGGAGGGGCAAACCAGTCATTTGCTCCTCTATCGGACTGCTTTGATCCCTTTCTGATACGGTTTAGAATCGATAAatcatttaaataatttaattttgattcttaTTCGAAACGAGCTGTAACGTATAATATCCAAACTTAAAAGACCATATTTCCGACGGTGATCTTGTTGCTCCTGTACCCATCACCGAGTACTGCAGGATTGATTGGACTGGCTGCTCCTGGATCTCACATTTCTTTTTATAATAGATTAGACTGGAACATATCGCTAAGTGCATTTGTACACTGCTCGTTGCAATTTGATCCAACCCTCAAACTAAATGAACTCCTCGTTGTTCCGTCACACTCATGCCGACGCCCAGCTTGGGTGAACTAGGGACTGAAAGGTACTTGGGTTTACGTGCCACGTCATGCAGCGGGGACTGTGGCCTGCGAACAATAGTCCACCTTGTACTAATATTACAGCCATAAACAGCAAGACTCGCCATAAAAAAGTGTCAGGGGAGATCGATCCGGTCCCACCATACCATTTTAACTACCGGTTCGCACTTTATAATATCACAGAAAGGATTAGCCACTGTCATTATCGGCGTACTGTATGTGTTCTGGCACAGAGCGATGATTAGAAGATATTTACTGAGGTAAGAGGAGTCGGAGAGGGTTGGAAAAGTGGGCAATAATAAAATGGACATAGTAGGATGGATGGATGCCCAACCAGTCGGAGGAGTTGCGCAGCGGTACAAACGAAAGACCCCGCGCGGGCCGGCGGGGCTTTCGTGTTTGTCGCCGTCGGCACGAGTAGATCGCGTCCGCTTCGGTGGTGTCGGTGCCGTCAAAACAGAAAAACGAAAAGATGAAGCGAGCACTGAAAAAGTAAATTCAAGAACGGTACCATTTGGGCGAGATGATGCAGGCGAACCGCACATATGATCGAGC comes from the Musa acuminata AAA Group cultivar baxijiao chromosome BXJ2-8, Cavendish_Baxijiao_AAA, whole genome shotgun sequence genome and includes:
- the LOC103996212 gene encoding probable ADP-ribosylation factor GTPase-activating protein AGD14 isoform X1, whose protein sequence is MASRVREDEKNERIIRGLLKLPANRRCINCNSLGPQYVCTNFWTFICTNCSGIHREFTHRVKSISMAKFTSQEVSALQEGGNERAKEIYFKEWDPQHHSFPDNSNIDRLREFIKHVYVDRRYAGERSFDRPPRVKGDIEDSYLNRGSKSPPYDDTNGRSYGERPGSASPAYNYRTSPGRFDRDDKSVHRNQERNIVDQQFPDGPKIEERSQNQQKDVDASKSPVVQPVGGVINVPPAPIGDPAKPSGLQFPRTSAPIQNVASSSSRGSSIGNSVELKLVSSGSLIDFDADPVPPVAGAVNQSVPQQTASLPAESGGWASFDDSSQLKVTQVRPAVSTLESVLSQLSVPQTASAARTPSLSVAGINLFSNQTSSGQWPTMQQHQLSPLQAHNVQSSNLPFSTPVIGAPSNQVAPNSHGTTATLTGQSSQVVYKPLHEHTAGVSPESSFSEAKPSGRRELPADLFTMTYPSTLAPFSYYQTSQRYMGYGTQYPTAVALPAYSHSLTSSNPFAFVDEPKLVHASTFPNLAPLQGALPNVDGHSSILHTSSLPTQQWLPQQQILSAVPQSPYMVQQGASPIRQSPTIAMFPVTHQAIRGFSMEGASFNLPGSDQHLATRNYQPQPPSTFAPPGGNPFG
- the LOC103996212 gene encoding probable ADP-ribosylation factor GTPase-activating protein AGD14 isoform X2, translating into MASRVREDEKNERIIRGLLKLPANRRCINCNSLGPQYVCTNFWTFICTNCSGIHREFTHRVKSISMAKFTSQEVSALQEGGNERAKEIYFKEWDPQHHSFPDNSNIDRLREFIKHVYVDRRYAGERSFDRPPRVKGDIEDSYLNRGSKSPPYDDTNGRSYGERPGSASPAYNYRTSPGRFDRDDKSVHRNQERNIVDQQFPDGPKIEERSQNQQKDVDASKSPVVQPVGGVINVPPAPIGDPAKPSGLQFPRTSAPIQNVASSSSRGSSIGNSVELKLVSSGSLIDFDADPVPPVAGAVNQSVPQQTASLPAESGGWASFDDSSQLKVTQTSSGQWPTMQQHQLSPLQAHNVQSSNLPFSTPVIGAPSNQVAPNSHGTTATLTGQSSQVVYKPLHEHTAGVSPESSFSEAKPSGRRELPADLFTMTYPSTLAPFSYYQTSQRYMGYGTQYPTAVALPAYSHSLTSSNPFAFVDEPKLVHASTFPNLAPLQGALPNVDGHSSILHTSSLPTQQWLPQQQILSAVPQSPYMVQQGASPIRQSPTIAMFPVTHQAIRGFSMEGASFNLPGSDQHLATRNYQPQPPSTFAPPGGNPFG
- the LOC103996212 gene encoding probable ADP-ribosylation factor GTPase-activating protein AGD14 isoform X3; its protein translation is MASRVREDEKNERIIRGLLKLPANRRCINCNSLGPQYVCTNFWTFICTNCSGIHREFTHRVKSISMAKFTSQEVSALQEGGNERAKEIYFKEWDPQHHSFPDNSNIDRLREFIKHVYVDRRYAGERSFDRPPRVKGDIEDSYLNRGSKSPPYDDTNGRSYGERPGSASPAYNYRTSPGRFDRDDKSVHRNQERNIVDQQFPDGPKIEERSQNQQKDVDASKSPVVQPVGGVINVPPAPIGDPAKPSGLQFPRTSAPIQNVASSSSRGSSIGNSVELKLVSSGSLIDFDADPVPPVAGAVNQSVPQQTASLPAESGGWASFDDSSQLKVTQVRPAVSTLESVLSQLSVPQTASAARTPSLSVAGINLFSNQTSSGQWPTMQQHQLSPLQAHNVQSSNLPFSTPVIGAPSNQVAPNSHGTTATLTGQSSQVVYKPLHEHTAGVSPESSFSEAKPSGRRELPADLFTMTYPSTLAPFSYYQTSQRYMGYGTQYPTAVALPAYSHSLTSSNPFAFVDEPKLVHASTVRIWYSKVQVLYASHQL
- the LOC103996505 gene encoding leucine-rich repeat extensin-like protein 4, yielding MKKHSRASPFSFLLLLSSLLLPLASSCSGSHGHIPRLRQLLHDGHDADDSAFPNPHLRDAYIALQAWKLAIISDPLNLTGNWVGPGVCNYTGVFCSPLPSDPNLTVVAGVDLNHGDLAGYLPHQLGLLADLALLHINSNRFCGTLPRSLRRLALLHELDVSNNRLAGPFPDVVLRLPSLRYLDLRFNEFEGAVPPELFDRDLDAIFINHNRFAFDIPENLGNSPVSVVVLANNRFHGCLPATLGNMSRTLNEIILMNNGLSSCFPPEIGLLRSLTVLDISFNKLVGPLPGSVAGMLSLEQLDVAHNLLSGGIPASICALPRLKNFTYSYNFFTGEPPQCLAVESFDDRRNCLADRPRQRSDHQCQSFLSHHPVDCSTFGCKPFVPALPPPPPPTSPPPPSPPPPPSPPPPSPPPPSPPPPSPPPPPSPPPPSPPPPFPPPPPPPPPSPPPIPYCVRSPPPLPVYCPRSPSPPVYCARYPSPPIYCKQSPPPPPPNFPPPPVYFPPPSPPHSPPPSHPSPPTPTNSPPPPPSSPPPPPPNSPPPPPPSYSPPPPPCIESPASPPPCIEPPPPRCIEPPPPPCVDPPSPSPVSKEVQPLPAVVGIPYASPPPPPIY